GTTTTCCAAGGATATTGTTATTTTCCAGGAAGACGTCAGTACACCCTTATTTCAAATTTTCCACAGGAACATTTCAAACTAATTATTGACTCGCACTTCCatcttttatatttatatgttttatagTACGGAACCAAGATCACGTTCGACGAATTAAACGAAGATCAATTACGGGAAAAGCTATGGGAgactttattcaattatttgtcCGATAATTCACAATCTTCGATTCATCAACACTGCCTATCCGCTTTACGAATTCTCAGGTATTTCGTGCACTGTTGTGCAACACGTGTCAACTACAATTATCATGAATCAATTATCGTATCAATTCTATACTttcgtatcgaataaatattttatttccaaCAAATACTTTTCTCAACCGAGAAAAGGGATTTACTCGATTCATTCTTTTATATTTCAATaccgattatattatattttaccaTTTCTCCCCGTTAACGTAGCCGTGATAAAACAAATTTAAACGAGTTAGTCACAGACGACAGATTAAACCTGATATTAGGAAAGGCAGCTTTGAAAGATGCTAGCGTAGAAGAGCAGACTACTTTCACAGATGGTAAGCTATTTGTTCTttgtaatagtataatatatatacatataccgaCTCGCTTGTTTTACAGTTACCATCGAAGCTTTAAAATTACTATGCAATCTCATATTTAATAGTACAAATGTACAGCAAGCGTCGCCAACAACATCTTGTCTCTCTTGTCTTATCGAACGCATGAGACAGTACAATAGCAGTACTTCTTACAATGTTATGCTGTTCGATACGAGAATCCTATTTTTAATCACTGCGACAAACAGTTCCACGAGACAGATAGTTAAGACAAATTTGAGAGGAGACGCGTGTCTTGCCAAAATGTTGGAAAGAataaaaaatcaatgcgaaaaagaaaagaatggtACCATCGAGGTAGTCGTACCGTACAGTAGTCGTAATTATATCGGAGTTCAGAAAATATTCGTGTAAAATTTGATTCGCAGATCGAGTCAACGATGTTGGTATGCGAGGTACTGAAAGCATTGTTCAATTTGTACATGCACTCCGATGACTTAGTCGACGATCAAGataaggaagaagaagaaaagaataaatatttaatttcaactCTTTACAAGTTGCTGTTGTTCAAATGCGAAAAGGAAGATGATCTGCAAAGGTAGACTCTGCGCGCTGTTATCACTGTGCCTTGATATTACTGTACTTCTTACTCCGCGGTAACTTCTGTCACAGTAACATAGCGAATTTACTGACAGTGGTACCGTACAGCTGTTACTCGACGTTCATACCTCCGACAAAAGAAAAAGGACAGCACATGTTTCAAGGTGTGAACATGTCAGCCGTGTCTGTTTTATTGAAATTTCTTGACCAAAGATTGAAGTGTAAGGGCGATTTGATAGGAAATCTCAGTCCAATCGTTACAACATTGATTAGGATGGCcaaaaccgaaaaattaattAGGAAGTACACTAGATTACAGGTAGAAGAAATTTCTTCATGTCCATTTTCTAAATTTATTTTCGATTTCTAACCAAGGTGTTTTCATTGCTTCAGATCTTACCTCCATTGAAAGATGTAATGCATCGACCTGAAGAGGGGACAACTCTAAGGGCAAAGTTGTGTAAATTATTAACTTCTCCTTTGACAGAATTACGTGATCTGGTCGCTGAGTTTCTGTTTATACTCTGCAAAGAAAATGGTACGAGTtttgtgtgcgtgcgtgtgtgcgtgcgtacgtACGCGCACGTGTATGTAATGTGAAAGAGTCGAAAAGTAGATGGAAATTATATAATGTGTCACTTGCAGTTAATCGCATGGTAAAGTACACAGGATATGGAAACGCTGCCGGCATGTTCGCAAATAAGGGATTACTGTTCTCAAAAATGATACAGGCAGATTATTCTTCGGAGTCGGAAGACAGCGAAACTGAGGAGTACTTAAAGCACAGAGAACAGTGAGTGTAAACATtgagaaaaaaaattatacaattcaGATATTCcagatacggtaaattctctcgaatcgtccctcagcttgtaaccaacaaaaatggacaatttgcgaataatcatatcttctcCCCTTCCCGActtgtccgtttttgtttacaacctgagagacaattggagagaatttactataatttgaAAAGCTTCCCTTTTTAATATTCCACTGTCATCCAAGGATTAACCCGGTGACCGGTTGTTTCGAGCTTCCAAAACCAAATCCTTTGGAAGGGATGTCGGAGGAGCAAAAGGAATACGAAGCAATGCAACTTGTAGGTCTGGTAGATAAATTAACGAGGTCAGTATAGAGACGGATAATCACAATCTATAACGATACCGAGACTCGGGATTATTCTAATGTAGCAAGTACATATTATCATTTTAGGGAAGGATTAGTGGCACCATGTCGGATCGGAGCAGATGGAAAACCAAAGCCGATCGAGCATGTTCTGGAGTTACACGAGCAACTGTCCAAGCAACAATATCGTCGTGACTCGGACGATTCCGATTGATCGCATTAAGCAAAACAAGCAAaaggaaaaaatatttattaaagtaaTATTTATGAAATACAAGCACACTCTTTGCTCGATGGATCAACGAACACGTTTCTTTTCTATACGTACCGCCTCTGTTCCTGTTCCCGTAGCCGTTCTTATGCCTGGGCCCGTGGCTGTGCCTGTGCCTTCTATACCTGTACCCGTACCCGTACCCGTACCTGTACCTGTACCTGTACCTGTACCTGTACCTGTACTGGCCGTATCATCCCGAGACGATTCGCAATGGAATCAATGCGAGAATTAGACATTGGTGCGACGAGGGTATTAAAAACTCTGCCTGGTCTGTTTGCTTACTTTATTGAaaaaagaacaaagaacaacatTACAAATTAAACAATTGGcaggaaaataaaaaatataacagTTTCCAAAATCacaagaaatatttttaaacattataaTTTTGGTAAATTATGTTATGTGCTTTCGTGAGCAtcacaatatattattattgcatttttGCAGCCTATGCGCAAAGACAAGAACGTATGTTTCTACAATGTTTCAAAGAACTGCAAT
This genomic stretch from Megalopta genalis isolate 19385.01 chromosome 5, iyMegGena1_principal, whole genome shotgun sequence harbors:
- the ric8a gene encoding ric8 guanine nucleotide exchange factor A isoform X2 — its product is MNALAQKIISDATEEFSKDIVIFQEDYGTKITFDELNEDQLREKLWETLFNYLSDNSQSSIHQHCLSALRILSRDKTNLNELVTDDRLNLILGKAALKDASVEEQTTFTDVTIEALKLLCNLIFNSTNVQQASPTTSCLSCLIERMRQYNSSTSYNVMLFDTRILFLITATNSSTRQIVKTNLRGDACLAKMLERIKNQCEKEKNGTIEIESTMLVCEVLKALFNLYMHSDDLVDDQDKEEEEKNKYLISTLYKLLLFKCEKEDDLQSNIANLLTVVPYSCYSTFIPPTKEKGQHMFQGVNMSAVSVLLKFLDQRLKCKGDLIGNLSPIVTTLIRMAKTEKLIRKYTRLQILPPLKDVMHRPEEGTTLRAKLCKLLTSPLTELRDLVAEFLFILCKENVNRMVKYTGYGNAAGMFANKGLLFSKMIQADYSSESEDSETEEYLKHREQINPVTGCFELPKPNPLEGMSEEQKEYEAMQLVGLVDKLTREGLVAPCRIGADGKPKPIEHVLELHEQLSKQQYRRDSDDSD
- the ric8a gene encoding ric8 guanine nucleotide exchange factor A isoform X1, whose translation is MNALAQKIISDATEEFSKDIVIFQEDYGTKITFDELNEDQLREKLWETLFNYLSDNSQSSIHQHCLSALRILSRDKTNLNELVTDDRLNLILGKAALKDASVEEQTTFTDVTIEALKLLCNLIFNSTNVQQASPTTSCLSCLIERMRQYNSSTSYNVMLFDTRILFLITATNSSTRQIVKTNLRGDACLAKMLERIKNQCEKEKNGTIEVIESTMLVCEVLKALFNLYMHSDDLVDDQDKEEEEKNKYLISTLYKLLLFKCEKEDDLQSNIANLLTVVPYSCYSTFIPPTKEKGQHMFQGVNMSAVSVLLKFLDQRLKCKGDLIGNLSPIVTTLIRMAKTEKLIRKYTRLQILPPLKDVMHRPEEGTTLRAKLCKLLTSPLTELRDLVAEFLFILCKENVNRMVKYTGYGNAAGMFANKGLLFSKMIQADYSSESEDSETEEYLKHREQINPVTGCFELPKPNPLEGMSEEQKEYEAMQLVGLVDKLTREGLVAPCRIGADGKPKPIEHVLELHEQLSKQQYRRDSDDSD